A genomic window from Salvelinus namaycush isolate Seneca chromosome 21, SaNama_1.0, whole genome shotgun sequence includes:
- the LOC120066700 gene encoding WASH complex subunit 1-like isoform X1, whose product MVRMSVKQCLEGQVYSVPLIQSDLRREEAVHQIADTLLYLETISTDIFTRVSESVERNRCQLQSVTDRIRLAQARVNKIKGSKKATKVFSSAKYPAPERLQDYSSIFSGATDPASQTSPRYRIQAKLRPLDDKALQEKLCYYPVCVSSKKRSEDETEEGLGGLPRNISSVSSLLLFNTTENLYKKYVFLDPLAGAVTKTHTTLETEKEEKPFDAPLSITKREQLERQTAESYFYVPDLGQVPEIDVPSYLPDLPGIADDLSYSQDLGPGIAPSGPTHTFPELPSFSGEDMPGSQFQVAVPPLPPPPPPPPEPTHIPTPPPGLPPPPPPPPPPPANSPADASTAPVVGAPSEVVESNSRASLLESIRNAGGIGKAKLRNIKERKMEKKKQKEQEQVVAAASGGDFMSDLFNKLAMRRKGISGKGPVGGDSGEGTAGSGSAFARMSDVIPPLPAPHQPTAEDEDNWEA is encoded by the exons ATGGTCAG gatgAGTGTGAAGCAGTGTCTGGAGGGTCAGGTGTACTCTGTGCCTCTGATACAGTCAGACCTGAGGAGGGAGGAGGCTGTTCACCAGATAGCAGACACCCTGCTCTACCTAGAGACTATCTCTACTGACATCTttaccag ggtgtctGAGAGTGTAGAGCGGAACCGCTGTCAGCTGCAGAGTGTGACAGATCGAATCAGGCTAGCCCAGGCCCGTGTCAACAAGATCAAAGGCAGCAAGAAGGCCACCAAG gtgttctCCAGTGCTAAGTATCCAGCTCCAGAGCGTCTCCAGGATTACTCCTCCATCTTCAGTGGAGCCACAGACCCTGCCTCCCAGACAAGCCCCCGATACCGCATACAGGCCAAACTACGACCCCTTGATGACAAGGCcctgcag GAGAAGTTGTGTTATTACCCGGTGTGTGTGAGCAGTAAGAAGCGTTCGGAGGATGAGACCGAAGAGGGGCTGGGCGGTCTGCCTCGAAACATATCCTCTGTCAGCTCCCTGCTGCtcttcaatactacagagaacct GTATAAGAAGTATGTTTTCCTGGACCCCCTGGCTGGGGCGGTGActaaaacacacaccactctggagacagagaaggaagagaaaCCATTTGACGCTCCCCTATCCATAACCAAGAGAGAACAGCTGGAGAGACAG ACAGCAGAGAGCTACTTCTATGTTCCAGACCTGGGTCAGGTCCCAGAGATAGATGTCCCCTCCTACCTACCAGACCTGCCAGGCATTGCTGACGACCTGTCCTACAGCCAAGACCTGGGGCCCGGCATCGCACCCTCTGGACCCACACACACCTTCCCTGAACTACCCTCCTTCTCTGGGGAGGACATGCCCG GTTCTCAATTCCAAGTTGCAGTCCCGCCTCttcccccacctcctcctcccccaccagAGCCCACACATATCCCCACCCCTCCCCCtggtctcccccctcctccacctcctcccccacCTCCACCTGCAAATAGCCCTGCAGACGCcagcacag CTCCTGTAGTGGGCGCTCCCAGCGAGGTGGTTGAATCAAACAGCCGGGCCAGTCTACTAGAGTCCATACGCAACGCTGGAGGCATTGGCAAGGCCAAACTACGCAACATCAAAGAACGCaagatggagaaaaaaaaacagaagGAGCAGGAACAAG TGGTAGCAGCAGCCAGTGGAGGAGACTTCATGTCAGATCTCTTCAATAAGTTGGCCATGCGAAGGAAAG GTATCTCTGGTAAGGGTCCTGTAGGCGGAGACTCAGGGGAGGGCACAGCTGGCTCTGGCAGCGCATTCGCTAGGATGTCCGATGTAATCCCGCCTCTTCCTGCCCCCCATCAGCCAACCGCTGAAGACGAGGACAACTGGGAGGCCTGA
- the LOC120066700 gene encoding WASH complex subunit 1-like isoform X3, whose product MVRMSVKQCLEGQVYSVPLIQSDLRREEAVHQIADTLLYLETISTDIFTRVSESVERNRCQLQSVTDRIRLAQARVNKIKGSKKATKVFSSAKYPAPERLQDYSSIFSGATDPASQTSPRYRIQAKLRPLDDKALQEKLCYYPVCVSSKKRSEDETEEGLGGLPRNISSVSSLLLFNTTENLYKKYVFLDPLAGAVTKTHTTLETEKEEKPFDAPLSITKREQLERQTAESYFYVPDLGQVPEIDVPSYLPDLPGIADDLSYSQDLGPGIAPSGPTHTFPELPSFSGEDMPGSQFQVAVPPLPPPPPPPPEPTHIPTPPPGLPPPPPPPPPPPANSPADASTVGAPSEVVESNSRASLLESIRNAGGIGKAKLRNIKERKMEKKKQKEQEQVVAAASGGDFMSDLFNKLAMRRKGISGKGPVGGDSGEGTAGSGSAFARMSDVIPPLPAPHQPTAEDEDNWEA is encoded by the exons ATGGTCAG gatgAGTGTGAAGCAGTGTCTGGAGGGTCAGGTGTACTCTGTGCCTCTGATACAGTCAGACCTGAGGAGGGAGGAGGCTGTTCACCAGATAGCAGACACCCTGCTCTACCTAGAGACTATCTCTACTGACATCTttaccag ggtgtctGAGAGTGTAGAGCGGAACCGCTGTCAGCTGCAGAGTGTGACAGATCGAATCAGGCTAGCCCAGGCCCGTGTCAACAAGATCAAAGGCAGCAAGAAGGCCACCAAG gtgttctCCAGTGCTAAGTATCCAGCTCCAGAGCGTCTCCAGGATTACTCCTCCATCTTCAGTGGAGCCACAGACCCTGCCTCCCAGACAAGCCCCCGATACCGCATACAGGCCAAACTACGACCCCTTGATGACAAGGCcctgcag GAGAAGTTGTGTTATTACCCGGTGTGTGTGAGCAGTAAGAAGCGTTCGGAGGATGAGACCGAAGAGGGGCTGGGCGGTCTGCCTCGAAACATATCCTCTGTCAGCTCCCTGCTGCtcttcaatactacagagaacct GTATAAGAAGTATGTTTTCCTGGACCCCCTGGCTGGGGCGGTGActaaaacacacaccactctggagacagagaaggaagagaaaCCATTTGACGCTCCCCTATCCATAACCAAGAGAGAACAGCTGGAGAGACAG ACAGCAGAGAGCTACTTCTATGTTCCAGACCTGGGTCAGGTCCCAGAGATAGATGTCCCCTCCTACCTACCAGACCTGCCAGGCATTGCTGACGACCTGTCCTACAGCCAAGACCTGGGGCCCGGCATCGCACCCTCTGGACCCACACACACCTTCCCTGAACTACCCTCCTTCTCTGGGGAGGACATGCCCG GTTCTCAATTCCAAGTTGCAGTCCCGCCTCttcccccacctcctcctcccccaccagAGCCCACACATATCCCCACCCCTCCCCCtggtctcccccctcctccacctcctcccccacCTCCACCTGCAAATAGCCCTGCAGACGCcagcacag TGGGCGCTCCCAGCGAGGTGGTTGAATCAAACAGCCGGGCCAGTCTACTAGAGTCCATACGCAACGCTGGAGGCATTGGCAAGGCCAAACTACGCAACATCAAAGAACGCaagatggagaaaaaaaaacagaagGAGCAGGAACAAG TGGTAGCAGCAGCCAGTGGAGGAGACTTCATGTCAGATCTCTTCAATAAGTTGGCCATGCGAAGGAAAG GTATCTCTGGTAAGGGTCCTGTAGGCGGAGACTCAGGGGAGGGCACAGCTGGCTCTGGCAGCGCATTCGCTAGGATGTCCGATGTAATCCCGCCTCTTCCTGCCCCCCATCAGCCAACCGCTGAAGACGAGGACAACTGGGAGGCCTGA
- the LOC120066700 gene encoding WASH complex subunit 1-like isoform X2: MSVKQCLEGQVYSVPLIQSDLRREEAVHQIADTLLYLETISTDIFTRVSESVERNRCQLQSVTDRIRLAQARVNKIKGSKKATKVFSSAKYPAPERLQDYSSIFSGATDPASQTSPRYRIQAKLRPLDDKALQEKLCYYPVCVSSKKRSEDETEEGLGGLPRNISSVSSLLLFNTTENLYKKYVFLDPLAGAVTKTHTTLETEKEEKPFDAPLSITKREQLERQTAESYFYVPDLGQVPEIDVPSYLPDLPGIADDLSYSQDLGPGIAPSGPTHTFPELPSFSGEDMPGSQFQVAVPPLPPPPPPPPEPTHIPTPPPGLPPPPPPPPPPPANSPADASTAPVVGAPSEVVESNSRASLLESIRNAGGIGKAKLRNIKERKMEKKKQKEQEQVVAAASGGDFMSDLFNKLAMRRKGISGKGPVGGDSGEGTAGSGSAFARMSDVIPPLPAPHQPTAEDEDNWEA, encoded by the exons atgAGTGTGAAGCAGTGTCTGGAGGGTCAGGTGTACTCTGTGCCTCTGATACAGTCAGACCTGAGGAGGGAGGAGGCTGTTCACCAGATAGCAGACACCCTGCTCTACCTAGAGACTATCTCTACTGACATCTttaccag ggtgtctGAGAGTGTAGAGCGGAACCGCTGTCAGCTGCAGAGTGTGACAGATCGAATCAGGCTAGCCCAGGCCCGTGTCAACAAGATCAAAGGCAGCAAGAAGGCCACCAAG gtgttctCCAGTGCTAAGTATCCAGCTCCAGAGCGTCTCCAGGATTACTCCTCCATCTTCAGTGGAGCCACAGACCCTGCCTCCCAGACAAGCCCCCGATACCGCATACAGGCCAAACTACGACCCCTTGATGACAAGGCcctgcag GAGAAGTTGTGTTATTACCCGGTGTGTGTGAGCAGTAAGAAGCGTTCGGAGGATGAGACCGAAGAGGGGCTGGGCGGTCTGCCTCGAAACATATCCTCTGTCAGCTCCCTGCTGCtcttcaatactacagagaacct GTATAAGAAGTATGTTTTCCTGGACCCCCTGGCTGGGGCGGTGActaaaacacacaccactctggagacagagaaggaagagaaaCCATTTGACGCTCCCCTATCCATAACCAAGAGAGAACAGCTGGAGAGACAG ACAGCAGAGAGCTACTTCTATGTTCCAGACCTGGGTCAGGTCCCAGAGATAGATGTCCCCTCCTACCTACCAGACCTGCCAGGCATTGCTGACGACCTGTCCTACAGCCAAGACCTGGGGCCCGGCATCGCACCCTCTGGACCCACACACACCTTCCCTGAACTACCCTCCTTCTCTGGGGAGGACATGCCCG GTTCTCAATTCCAAGTTGCAGTCCCGCCTCttcccccacctcctcctcccccaccagAGCCCACACATATCCCCACCCCTCCCCCtggtctcccccctcctccacctcctcccccacCTCCACCTGCAAATAGCCCTGCAGACGCcagcacag CTCCTGTAGTGGGCGCTCCCAGCGAGGTGGTTGAATCAAACAGCCGGGCCAGTCTACTAGAGTCCATACGCAACGCTGGAGGCATTGGCAAGGCCAAACTACGCAACATCAAAGAACGCaagatggagaaaaaaaaacagaagGAGCAGGAACAAG TGGTAGCAGCAGCCAGTGGAGGAGACTTCATGTCAGATCTCTTCAATAAGTTGGCCATGCGAAGGAAAG GTATCTCTGGTAAGGGTCCTGTAGGCGGAGACTCAGGGGAGGGCACAGCTGGCTCTGGCAGCGCATTCGCTAGGATGTCCGATGTAATCCCGCCTCTTCCTGCCCCCCATCAGCCAACCGCTGAAGACGAGGACAACTGGGAGGCCTGA